A stretch of Suncus etruscus isolate mSunEtr1 chromosome 9, mSunEtr1.pri.cur, whole genome shotgun sequence DNA encodes these proteins:
- the RASGRP2 gene encoding RAS guanyl-releasing protein 2 isoform X2, with translation MAGTLDLDKGCTVEELLRGCIEAFDDSGKVRDPQLVRMFLMMHPWYIPSSQLAAKLLHIYQQSRKDNSSSLQVKTCHLVRYWISAFPAEFDLNPELAEQIKELKALLDQEGNRRHSSLIDIENVPTYKWKRQVTQRNPTAQKKSKMSLLFDHLEALELAEHLTYLEYRSFCKILFQDYHSFVTHGCTVDNPVLERFISLFNSVSQWVQLMILSKPTAPQRALVITHFVHVAEKLLQLQNFNTLMAVVGGLSHSSISRLKETHSHVSAETIKLWEGLTELVTATGNYGNYRRRLAACVGFRFPILGVHLKDLVALQLALPDWLDPAHTRLNGAKMKQLFSILEQLAMVTSLRPPVQANPDLLSLLTVSLDQYQTEDELYQLSLQREPRSKSSPTSPTSCTPPPRPPVLEEWTSAAKPKLDQALLVEHIEKMVESVFRNFDVDGDGHISQEEFQIIRGNFPYLSAFGDLDQNQDGCISREEMISYFLRSSSVLGGRMGFVHNFQESNSLRPVACRHCKALILGIYKQGLKCRACGVTCHKQCKDHLSVECRRRAQSVSLEGSAPSPSPTHSHHRAFSFSLPRPGRRGSRPPEIREEEVQAVEDGVFDIHL, from the exons ATGGCGGGCACCCTGGACCTGGACAAGGGCTGCACCGTGGAGGAGCTGCTTCGGGGCTGCATCGAAGCCTTCG ATGACTCCGGGAAGGTGCGGGACCCGCAACTGGTGCGCATGTTTCTCATGATGCACCCCTGGTACATCCCTTCCTCTCAGCTGGCGGCCAAACTGCTCCATAT TTACCAGCAGTCCCGGAAGGACAACTCCAGTTCGCTGCAGGTGAAAACTTGCCACCTGGTCAG GTACTGGATCTCAGCTTTCCCGGCTGAGTTTGACTTGAACCCGGAGCTGGCCGAGCAGATCAAGGAGCTGAAGGCGCTGCTGGACCAGGAAGGGAACCGGAGGCACAGCAGCCTCATTGACATTGAGAACGT TCCCACATACAAATGGAAGCGGCAGGTGACACAGCGGAACCCCACGGCCCAGAAGAAGAGCAAGATGTCTTTGCTCTTTGACCACCTGGAGGCGCTGGAGCTGGCAGAACACCTCACCTACTTGGAGTATCGCTCTTTCTGCAAGATACTG TTCCAGGACTATCACAGTTTTGTGACTCATGGCTGCACCGTGGACAACCCCGTACTGGAGCGTTTCATCTCCCTGTTCAACAGCGTCTCCCAGTGGGTGCAGCTCATGATCCTTAGCAAGCCCACCGCCCCCCAGCGTGCCCTGGTCATCACCCACTTCGTCCATGTGGCAGAG AAACTGCTGCAGCTGCAGAACTTCAACACGCTGATGGCAGTGGTCGGGGGCCTGAGTCACAGCTCCATCTCCCGCCTCAAGGAGACACACAGCCACGTCAGCGCCGAGACCATAAAG CTGTGGGAAGGCCTGACGGAATTGGTGACAGCCACGGGCAACTACGGCAACTACCGGCGCCGACTGGCAGCGTGTGTGGGCTTCCGCTTCCCCATCCTGGGCGTGCACCTCAAAGACCTGGTGGCCCTGCAGCTGGCCCTGCCCGACTGGCTGGACCCCGCGCACACTCGTCTCAACGGGGCCAAGATGAAGCAGTTGTTCAGTATCCTAGAGCAGTTGGCCATGGTGACCAGCCTGCGGCCGCCAGTGCAAGCCAACCCCGACCTGCTGAGTCTGCTCACG GTCTCTCTGGACCAGTACCAGACGGAGGATGAGCTCTACCAGTTGTCCCTGCAGCGAGAACCCCGCTCCAAGTCCTCG CCAACCAGCCCCACAAGCTGCACCCCTCCTCCACGGCCCCCCGTGCTAGAAGAGTGGACTTCAGCTGCCAAACCCAAGCTGGACCAGGCCCTCCTGGTGGAGCACATTGAGAAGATGGTGGAG TCTGTGTTCCGGAATTTTGATGTTGATGGGGACGGTCACATCTCCCAGGAAGAGTTCCAGATCATCCGTGGGAACTTCCCTTACCTCAGCGCCTTTGGGGACCTCGACCAGAACCA GGACGGCTGCATCAGCAGGGAGGAGATGATCTCCTACTTCCTGCGCTCCAGCTCGGTGCTGGGCGGCCGCATGGGCTTCGTGCACAACTTCCAGGAGAGCAATTCCCTGCGCCCCGTCGCCTGCCGTCACTGCAAGGCCCTG ATCCTGGGCATCTACAAGCAGGGCCTCAAGTGCCGAG CCTGTGGTGTGACCTGCCATAAGCAATGCAAGGATCACCTGTCCGTGGAGTGCAGGCGGCGGGCCCAGAGTGTGAGTCTGGAGGGATCGGCGCCCTCCCCGTCCCCCACACACTCCCACCATCGGGCCTTCAGCTTCTCGCTGCCCCGCCCCGGCAGGCGAGGCTCCAGGCCTCCAG
- the RASGRP2 gene encoding RAS guanyl-releasing protein 2 isoform X1 produces the protein MRPAVTPLRAGTPRGPGSGEPRGNERAGVRVPPEALGAQPGPAAMAGTLDLDKGCTVEELLRGCIEAFDDSGKVRDPQLVRMFLMMHPWYIPSSQLAAKLLHIYQQSRKDNSSSLQVKTCHLVRYWISAFPAEFDLNPELAEQIKELKALLDQEGNRRHSSLIDIENVPTYKWKRQVTQRNPTAQKKSKMSLLFDHLEALELAEHLTYLEYRSFCKILFQDYHSFVTHGCTVDNPVLERFISLFNSVSQWVQLMILSKPTAPQRALVITHFVHVAEKLLQLQNFNTLMAVVGGLSHSSISRLKETHSHVSAETIKLWEGLTELVTATGNYGNYRRRLAACVGFRFPILGVHLKDLVALQLALPDWLDPAHTRLNGAKMKQLFSILEQLAMVTSLRPPVQANPDLLSLLTVSLDQYQTEDELYQLSLQREPRSKSSPTSPTSCTPPPRPPVLEEWTSAAKPKLDQALLVEHIEKMVESVFRNFDVDGDGHISQEEFQIIRGNFPYLSAFGDLDQNQDGCISREEMISYFLRSSSVLGGRMGFVHNFQESNSLRPVACRHCKALILGIYKQGLKCRACGVTCHKQCKDHLSVECRRRAQSVSLEGSAPSPSPTHSHHRAFSFSLPRPGRRGSRPPEIREEEVQAVEDGVFDIHL, from the exons ATGCGCCCCGCTGTCACCCCGCTGCGCGCCGGAACACCCCGCGGCCCGGGGTCGGGGGAGCCTCGTGGGAACGAACG CGCTGGGGTTCGAGTCCCGCCGGAGGCTCTCGGAGCCCAGCCGGGCCCGGCGGCTATGGCGGGCACCCTGGACCTGGACAAGGGCTGCACCGTGGAGGAGCTGCTTCGGGGCTGCATCGAAGCCTTCG ATGACTCCGGGAAGGTGCGGGACCCGCAACTGGTGCGCATGTTTCTCATGATGCACCCCTGGTACATCCCTTCCTCTCAGCTGGCGGCCAAACTGCTCCATAT TTACCAGCAGTCCCGGAAGGACAACTCCAGTTCGCTGCAGGTGAAAACTTGCCACCTGGTCAG GTACTGGATCTCAGCTTTCCCGGCTGAGTTTGACTTGAACCCGGAGCTGGCCGAGCAGATCAAGGAGCTGAAGGCGCTGCTGGACCAGGAAGGGAACCGGAGGCACAGCAGCCTCATTGACATTGAGAACGT TCCCACATACAAATGGAAGCGGCAGGTGACACAGCGGAACCCCACGGCCCAGAAGAAGAGCAAGATGTCTTTGCTCTTTGACCACCTGGAGGCGCTGGAGCTGGCAGAACACCTCACCTACTTGGAGTATCGCTCTTTCTGCAAGATACTG TTCCAGGACTATCACAGTTTTGTGACTCATGGCTGCACCGTGGACAACCCCGTACTGGAGCGTTTCATCTCCCTGTTCAACAGCGTCTCCCAGTGGGTGCAGCTCATGATCCTTAGCAAGCCCACCGCCCCCCAGCGTGCCCTGGTCATCACCCACTTCGTCCATGTGGCAGAG AAACTGCTGCAGCTGCAGAACTTCAACACGCTGATGGCAGTGGTCGGGGGCCTGAGTCACAGCTCCATCTCCCGCCTCAAGGAGACACACAGCCACGTCAGCGCCGAGACCATAAAG CTGTGGGAAGGCCTGACGGAATTGGTGACAGCCACGGGCAACTACGGCAACTACCGGCGCCGACTGGCAGCGTGTGTGGGCTTCCGCTTCCCCATCCTGGGCGTGCACCTCAAAGACCTGGTGGCCCTGCAGCTGGCCCTGCCCGACTGGCTGGACCCCGCGCACACTCGTCTCAACGGGGCCAAGATGAAGCAGTTGTTCAGTATCCTAGAGCAGTTGGCCATGGTGACCAGCCTGCGGCCGCCAGTGCAAGCCAACCCCGACCTGCTGAGTCTGCTCACG GTCTCTCTGGACCAGTACCAGACGGAGGATGAGCTCTACCAGTTGTCCCTGCAGCGAGAACCCCGCTCCAAGTCCTCG CCAACCAGCCCCACAAGCTGCACCCCTCCTCCACGGCCCCCCGTGCTAGAAGAGTGGACTTCAGCTGCCAAACCCAAGCTGGACCAGGCCCTCCTGGTGGAGCACATTGAGAAGATGGTGGAG TCTGTGTTCCGGAATTTTGATGTTGATGGGGACGGTCACATCTCCCAGGAAGAGTTCCAGATCATCCGTGGGAACTTCCCTTACCTCAGCGCCTTTGGGGACCTCGACCAGAACCA GGACGGCTGCATCAGCAGGGAGGAGATGATCTCCTACTTCCTGCGCTCCAGCTCGGTGCTGGGCGGCCGCATGGGCTTCGTGCACAACTTCCAGGAGAGCAATTCCCTGCGCCCCGTCGCCTGCCGTCACTGCAAGGCCCTG ATCCTGGGCATCTACAAGCAGGGCCTCAAGTGCCGAG CCTGTGGTGTGACCTGCCATAAGCAATGCAAGGATCACCTGTCCGTGGAGTGCAGGCGGCGGGCCCAGAGTGTGAGTCTGGAGGGATCGGCGCCCTCCCCGTCCCCCACACACTCCCACCATCGGGCCTTCAGCTTCTCGCTGCCCCGCCCCGGCAGGCGAGGCTCCAGGCCTCCAG